The following proteins come from a genomic window of Rutidosis leptorrhynchoides isolate AG116_Rl617_1_P2 chromosome 10, CSIRO_AGI_Rlap_v1, whole genome shotgun sequence:
- the LOC139871167 gene encoding uncharacterized protein → MSVVVIDGPMVEKFIADSETFDKCIEERFDTLDVDKDGVLSRDELQNDPSPVEFQLQPKEEVDNLYHILFEKFDVGKKGNLDRAEFGSLMKEVMQAKANGFGLTPVCVILQEDSLLQKVV, encoded by the coding sequence ATGAGTGTGGTCGTTATAGATGGACCAATGGTCGAAAAATTTATAGCGGATTCAGAAACTTTTGATAAATGTATCGAAGAGCGATTTGACACATTAGATGTAGATAAAGATGGAGTTCTATCTCGCGATGAACTCCAAAATGATCCGTCTCCCGTTGAATTCCAATTGCAACCTAAGGAAGAGGTAGATAATCTATACCAtatcttgtttgaaaaattcgatgTTGGAAAGAAAGGTAATCTCGATCGCGCAGAATTTGGTTCGTTAATGAAGGAAGTTATGCAAGCTAAAGCTAATGGTTTCGGTCTCACACCTGTATGTGTTATTCTTCAAGAGGATAGTTTGCTTCAAAAGGTCGTCTAA
- the LOC139871168 gene encoding uncharacterized protein encodes MSERVGRESLHNFCKCILDLYSNVYLREPTLHDIQRLYEGHERIHGFSDMLGSKDCMHWAWRGQYMRGDHSHPTNMLEAAASYDNWIWHAYFGVAGSNNDINVLNNIDLFNSMLSEEMPDVPYHINGVQYRRGYYLADDIYPTWATFVKGFLSSFENVICHKLYAPPNDMSEYGLKLNGL; translated from the exons ATGTCTGAACGAGTTGGCCGGGAATCTCTACACAACTTTTGTAAGTGTATCCTTGATTTGTACTCGAATGTCTACTTAAGAGAGCCTACTTTGCACGACATTCAACGTTTGTATGAAGGTCATGAAAGGATTCATGGTTTTTCGGACATGTTGGGTAGTAAAGATTGTATGCACTGGGCTTGGAGAGGCCAATATATGCGAGGCGATCACAGTCACCCAACTAATATGCTTGAAGCCGCCGCCTCGTATGATAATTGGATTTGGCATGCGTATTTTGGTGTTGCGGGTTCAAACAACGATATAAATGTGCTAAACAATATTGATTTGTTCAACTCGATGCTTAGTGAAGAAATGCCCGACGTCCCGTATCATATAAACGGTGTTCAGTACAGAAGAGGGTACTATTTAGCTGACGATATTTATCCAACATGGGCCACATTTGTTAAGGGATTTTTAagtt CTTTTGAAAACGTGATTTGCCATAAGTTATATGCACCACCAAATGATATGTCTGAATATGGACTAAAACTGAATGGTCTGTAG